Proteins encoded by one window of Leptospira barantonii:
- a CDS encoding S41 family peptidase: MSLKKGSAALSLLLSTLLTIFILYCEPTSGKSPVKADFTLKDFDNVVGTVSRYYIDKNIDKNRAYREAAIYALLSLPHSIYLYPESYFKEREKYEEKDEIFPGKTFKISTDDSFVLFDPDYTEVEKIRDRKLKEDANKAKVNDDEVKKIVEREKVRKNVLSSKWEQTGFSKKDFDRILAYIETNLEKYKDSPLKDPFGESEEKSKEPFTMNDVMLAAANGYLSSLDPHSNVFLRSAWEESMAKIQDGSFEGIGAILSGGGNREVVVENPLEGRPAVNAGIRSGDVILAVDGKSIKGILLDKVVEKIKGKKGSKVALTIQRKGVPGTLNIEVVRDTIEIKNLSSKLIEGHEHIGYIKLTGFVKSEDGPSVDRELLDKYKELEKEAQTKGTKLKAVILDLRSNAGGYLDLAIDIADMFIEKGLIVSTKSPNRSPEDAYAKNKDITNLPLAVLINAKSASASEIVASAIKHHGRGLILGERTFGKATVQKLMPLGNDYLIKLTQARYYSPSGNTIQVVGVKPDIDISSEEDGSFPFRFREENMWNHLSELPAAAEERSSFDVKKLESWVQKNGKASEFIATHKNDPIKPDYQLIRSLDYIEALINNPSKKK, translated from the coding sequence ATGAGTTTGAAAAAAGGATCTGCCGCTCTTTCGTTGTTACTTTCCACTCTTTTGACCATTTTTATCCTATACTGCGAGCCTACATCCGGCAAATCTCCGGTCAAGGCGGACTTTACTCTTAAGGATTTCGATAACGTGGTCGGCACTGTGTCCCGGTATTACATCGATAAAAACATCGATAAAAACCGCGCCTACCGAGAAGCCGCAATCTACGCCCTTTTATCCCTTCCTCATTCCATTTATCTCTATCCCGAAAGTTATTTCAAGGAAAGAGAGAAATACGAGGAGAAGGACGAAATCTTCCCCGGTAAAACTTTCAAAATTTCCACGGACGATTCTTTCGTTCTGTTCGATCCGGATTATACCGAAGTCGAAAAAATCAGAGATCGCAAGTTAAAGGAAGACGCGAACAAAGCCAAGGTCAACGACGACGAGGTCAAAAAAATCGTGGAACGGGAAAAGGTTCGTAAGAACGTTCTTTCTTCCAAATGGGAACAAACCGGGTTCAGCAAAAAAGATTTCGACCGGATTCTCGCGTATATCGAAACCAATCTGGAAAAGTATAAGGATTCTCCTCTGAAAGATCCTTTTGGAGAATCGGAAGAAAAGTCCAAAGAACCGTTTACGATGAACGACGTTATGCTCGCCGCGGCGAACGGTTATCTTTCTTCTCTCGATCCACACAGTAACGTTTTCTTAAGATCCGCTTGGGAAGAATCCATGGCGAAAATCCAAGACGGAAGTTTCGAGGGAATCGGTGCGATTCTTTCGGGCGGCGGCAACCGAGAAGTTGTCGTTGAAAATCCTCTCGAAGGAAGACCTGCGGTCAACGCCGGAATTCGTTCCGGTGACGTGATTCTCGCAGTCGACGGAAAGTCGATCAAAGGAATTCTTCTGGATAAGGTCGTGGAAAAGATCAAAGGAAAAAAAGGTTCCAAGGTCGCTCTTACCATCCAGAGAAAAGGAGTTCCGGGAACTCTGAACATCGAAGTCGTTCGCGATACGATCGAAATTAAAAACCTAAGCAGTAAACTGATCGAAGGTCACGAACATATCGGCTATATCAAACTCACCGGTTTCGTGAAGTCGGAAGACGGACCTTCGGTGGACCGCGAACTCTTGGACAAATACAAGGAACTCGAAAAAGAAGCGCAGACCAAAGGAACCAAACTCAAGGCCGTGATTCTGGATCTTAGAAGCAACGCGGGCGGTTATCTGGATCTTGCGATCGACATCGCCGATATGTTTATCGAAAAGGGTTTGATCGTTTCCACAAAAAGCCCGAACCGCAGTCCCGAAGACGCGTATGCGAAGAATAAGGACATCACCAATTTACCGTTAGCCGTTTTAATCAACGCGAAGTCCGCGTCCGCCTCCGAAATCGTAGCGAGCGCGATCAAACACCACGGAAGAGGATTGATTCTCGGGGAAAGAACCTTCGGAAAAGCTACGGTTCAGAAACTGATGCCTTTGGGGAACGACTATCTGATCAAACTCACACAAGCGCGTTATTATTCTCCATCTGGAAACACGATTCAAGTTGTGGGAGTTAAACCGGACATCGATATTTCCTCCGAAGAAGACGGAAGTTTTCCGTTCCGTTTCCGCGAGGAGAATATGTGGAATCACCTTTCCGAACTTCCGGCCGCGGCCGAAGAAAGAAGTTCCTTCGACGTGAAGAAACTCGAGTCCTGGGTTCAGAAAAACGGAAAGGCGTCCGAGTTCATTGCGACACATAAAAACGATCCGATCAAACCGGACTATCAACTGATTCGTTCCTTGGATTATATCGAGGCTTTGATCAACAACCCATCTAAAAAGAAATAG
- a CDS encoding acetyl-CoA carboxylase biotin carboxyl carrier protein subunit, with amino-acid sequence MIEENFRFRHREEEIPVRVRTSSPGDMSVSITLGETVYDFRISRNFQSEGNGLFSGPGNHWRILRKGNQIFIHYKGWNTKILLSNREIHLEEGSGGLIKSPMPGKVIRVLVAPGASVKKGTVLAIVEAMKMENNILSPGEGTVDEVLTKEGNMVSQDDVILKLNLGK; translated from the coding sequence GTGATCGAAGAAAATTTTCGTTTTAGACATAGGGAAGAGGAAATCCCCGTTCGAGTTAGGACCAGTTCTCCCGGCGATATGTCCGTATCGATTACGTTAGGCGAAACCGTTTACGACTTTCGGATCTCCAGAAATTTTCAGAGCGAAGGCAACGGACTTTTTTCGGGTCCGGGAAATCACTGGAGAATTCTCCGTAAAGGAAATCAGATCTTTATCCACTACAAGGGTTGGAACACAAAGATCCTTCTTTCCAACCGAGAGATTCATCTCGAAGAAGGAAGCGGCGGTTTGATCAAAAGTCCGATGCCGGGTAAGGTGATTCGAGTTTTAGTCGCTCCCGGAGCTTCCGTCAAAAAGGGAACCGTTCTTGCGATCGTGGAAGCGATGAAGATGGAGAACAACATTCTTTCCCCGGGCGAAGGAACTGTGGATGAGGTTCTGACGAAAGAAGGGAATATGGTTTCTCAAGACGACGTCATTCTGAAGTTGAATCTGGGTAAGTGA
- the nadB gene encoding L-aspartate oxidase: protein MPRIQTDFLVLGSGITGLFAALKLAPYGSVLIVTKKSDYESNTNYAQGGIASVFAEGDKLEDHVKDTLEAGAWLCDPAAVQVLVEEGPPLVKELLNYGVPFNLEPSGKFDLSREGGHGKNRIVHAHDRTGREIEKTLLGVVKQNPNIQILEYHTLVDLITPHHLKQKGLVCYGAYVLSNHTGEVFPILAKETILATGGSGQVYSHTTNPKIATGDGVASAYRAGALIKNMEFYQFHPTALYHEDGDSFLISEAVRGKGAVLLNKDGEPFMKRYHAMADLAPRDVVARAIDSEMKKRGEAHVYLDITHLPSDQIKDSFPSIYEKCKELGIDITTDRIPVVPVAHFLCGGVASDLEGRTTIANLSTAGETACTGVHGGNRLASNSLLECLVFSNRIAKRIAKEKPDFTKAHDAIPSWNKEGMVNTEEWVLISHDLNEIKSTMSNYVGIVRSNLRLERAKRRMDLIYDEVKDYYNRTVITNPLIELRNLVIVAELIIRSALSRKESRGLHFSTDYEENRNPSRIDTEIRNDKVPL, encoded by the coding sequence ATGCCCCGCATTCAAACGGACTTTTTAGTCTTAGGGAGCGGAATCACGGGCCTCTTTGCGGCCCTGAAACTGGCTCCCTACGGCTCCGTTCTCATCGTCACAAAAAAATCGGACTACGAATCCAACACAAACTACGCGCAAGGCGGAATCGCTTCCGTCTTTGCGGAAGGTGATAAACTCGAAGATCACGTAAAGGACACTCTCGAGGCCGGAGCCTGGCTCTGCGATCCAGCGGCCGTTCAGGTTCTCGTGGAAGAAGGCCCTCCTCTCGTCAAAGAACTTCTGAACTACGGGGTTCCGTTCAATCTCGAACCTTCGGGCAAGTTCGATCTTTCCCGGGAAGGCGGTCACGGGAAGAATCGAATCGTACACGCACACGATAGAACCGGACGCGAAATCGAAAAAACCCTTCTGGGAGTGGTCAAACAAAATCCGAACATTCAAATATTAGAATATCATACTTTAGTCGACCTCATCACTCCGCATCATCTCAAACAGAAAGGGCTCGTCTGTTACGGCGCCTACGTTCTTTCCAATCATACCGGAGAAGTCTTTCCGATTCTCGCCAAGGAAACGATCCTCGCAACCGGAGGATCCGGTCAGGTTTATTCTCATACAACCAATCCGAAAATCGCGACCGGTGACGGGGTCGCATCGGCGTATAGAGCCGGAGCCTTGATTAAGAATATGGAATTCTATCAATTCCATCCTACCGCATTGTATCACGAGGACGGAGATTCTTTTTTAATCTCGGAAGCGGTACGCGGTAAGGGCGCCGTTCTTTTGAACAAAGACGGTGAACCGTTTATGAAACGGTATCACGCCATGGCCGATCTGGCGCCTCGAGACGTGGTGGCAAGGGCCATCGACTCCGAGATGAAAAAAAGAGGAGAAGCGCACGTATATCTCGACATCACTCATCTTCCTTCCGATCAAATCAAAGATTCTTTCCCGTCCATCTATGAGAAGTGCAAGGAACTCGGAATCGATATCACAACCGATCGGATTCCGGTCGTTCCCGTGGCTCACTTTCTTTGCGGCGGGGTCGCTTCCGATTTGGAAGGAAGAACCACGATCGCGAACTTATCGACCGCGGGTGAAACCGCTTGCACCGGAGTTCACGGAGGAAACCGTCTCGCGTCCAACAGCCTTTTGGAATGTCTTGTGTTCTCGAATCGAATCGCAAAAAGAATCGCGAAAGAAAAACCGGACTTCACGAAAGCGCACGACGCAATTCCTTCTTGGAATAAGGAAGGAATGGTCAACACGGAAGAATGGGTTTTGATCTCGCACGACTTAAACGAAATCAAAAGTACGATGAGCAATTACGTGGGAATCGTTCGTTCCAATCTTCGTCTTGAAAGAGCCAAAAGAAGAATGGATTTGATTTACGACGAGGTAAAGGACTACTACAATCGGACCGTGATCACAAATCCTTTGATCGAACTGAGAAACCTCGTGATCGTCGCGGAACTCATCATTCGTTCGGCTTTGTCCCGTAAAGAAAGTAGAGGACTTCATTTTTCAACGGATTATGAGGAAAACAGAAATCCTTCCCGGATCGATACGGAAATTCGAAACGACAAGGTCCCTCTTTAA
- the omp85 gene encoding Omp85 family outer membrane protein, which translates to MKNFLKIVSIATCLLALTLTTGTVYAQDKEDCSKLAFVDYSNRKPRTDLPFEISEMRRLRPEDICKKKEGWFPTGLPLLNSDPNVGVGYGVRVFLINNGKKSDPFFEYAPYRFRMFAQYFNTTKNRQYQDVSFDAPYLFDTKWRLRGDLIYDTNPNTLYYGIGEKSLETLSYQERNQPGGEVVRNATYHNREQNIYFTRPGGPGDPVEFQGNNYSGFPTNDAFRVTDRMYNRYDIRSPQANLSGEHIFFGGLVRMVAGLRVSQNIVKTFDGQFVKSTDPLTDGTPFSNTGLAPAGKTKVTEDAQAGRIIGANGGNVNSVRFGLVLDTRDLEPDPNRGVFLEATYEKVAKSLGSDFQYSKYFTQMKVFYSPFPKTFDKLVIAGRGAFGMTDGDAPFFEYRNLWSTEGGITGLGGLRTLRGYKQDRFAGKAMGWGNVEVRWKFFDFTVAGQHFALNLVPFMDFGRVWDDEHNVGLKDYKYSRGLGFRIAWNQSTILMLDYAVSKEDKQIFMNFNHIF; encoded by the coding sequence ATGAAGAATTTTCTAAAAATCGTAAGTATTGCAACCTGTCTACTCGCTCTCACCTTAACTACGGGGACAGTGTATGCGCAGGACAAAGAGGACTGTTCCAAGTTGGCGTTTGTCGATTATAGCAATCGAAAGCCAAGAACGGATCTACCGTTTGAAATCTCCGAAATGAGACGTTTGAGACCCGAAGACATCTGTAAAAAGAAAGAAGGTTGGTTCCCGACAGGGCTTCCTCTTTTGAACTCCGACCCAAACGTGGGTGTGGGTTACGGTGTGCGGGTGTTCCTCATCAACAACGGAAAAAAGTCTGATCCGTTTTTTGAATACGCTCCTTATCGTTTTCGGATGTTCGCTCAGTATTTTAATACCACAAAAAACAGACAGTATCAGGACGTCAGCTTCGACGCACCTTATCTCTTCGACACGAAGTGGAGATTGCGCGGGGATTTGATCTATGATACAAACCCGAACACGTTGTATTACGGGATCGGCGAGAAATCTCTTGAAACTCTTTCTTATCAGGAAAGAAACCAGCCCGGCGGAGAAGTCGTAAGAAACGCGACCTATCACAATCGCGAACAGAACATTTATTTCACAAGACCCGGTGGTCCCGGAGACCCCGTTGAATTTCAAGGGAATAATTATTCGGGATTTCCTACAAACGACGCGTTTCGCGTAACGGATCGGATGTACAACCGATACGATATCCGTTCTCCACAGGCGAACCTCAGCGGCGAGCATATCTTTTTCGGCGGTTTGGTTCGGATGGTTGCGGGACTTCGTGTTTCGCAGAACATAGTAAAGACGTTTGACGGTCAGTTCGTAAAAAGTACGGATCCTTTGACGGACGGAACTCCGTTCAGCAATACCGGATTGGCTCCTGCAGGAAAGACGAAAGTGACCGAGGATGCGCAAGCGGGAAGAATCATCGGTGCCAACGGAGGAAACGTAAACTCCGTCCGTTTCGGTTTGGTATTGGATACCCGAGACTTGGAGCCGGATCCGAACCGAGGGGTTTTCTTAGAAGCTACATATGAAAAGGTCGCGAAGTCATTGGGTTCCGACTTTCAATATTCGAAATATTTCACACAGATGAAAGTATTCTATAGTCCGTTTCCGAAAACATTTGATAAACTGGTAATCGCAGGCCGAGGCGCGTTCGGGATGACCGACGGGGACGCTCCGTTCTTCGAATACAGAAACCTTTGGTCCACGGAAGGTGGGATCACCGGTCTCGGGGGTTTAAGAACCTTACGCGGTTACAAACAGGATCGTTTTGCCGGTAAGGCGATGGGATGGGGGAACGTAGAAGTTCGTTGGAAGTTTTTCGATTTTACGGTCGCAGGACAACACTTCGCATTAAACCTCGTTCCGTTTATGGATTTCGGTCGGGTTTGGGACGATGAGCATAACGTGGGACTCAAAGATTATAAATATTCCCGAGGTTTGGGATTTAGAATCGCTTGGAACCAAAGTACGATCCTTATGTTGGATTACGCGGTTTCCAAAGAAGACAAACAGATATTTATGAACTTTAACCACATTTTCTGA
- the lsa25 gene encoding surface adhesin Lsa25: MKKYKNILILSIALSLFANCEEKPDDTTLGFINEDSKVLLAGMIFFSPYVADPASGTISNNVTGLMWKICSQGQVLRIGQNGTYDCEGVNNTSTVIGRYGATLLQYCSLNLNDCNTIALPPVLVGQTPGFTGTSEAYTSCAADRTAGRSDWRVPSFTELKALTGSGSLNALLLKFPNTVEDYYWSSWAKEGAVDTARAVNFGATHFGDDTTFAKTSRYFVRCVRNLP; this comes from the coding sequence ATGAAAAAATATAAGAATATTCTAATACTCAGTATCGCGCTTTCTCTCTTCGCAAACTGCGAGGAAAAGCCGGACGATACGACTCTGGGCTTTATCAACGAAGATTCCAAGGTTCTTCTTGCGGGAATGATTTTTTTCAGCCCGTATGTGGCCGATCCCGCTTCCGGAACGATTTCGAATAACGTAACGGGACTTATGTGGAAGATTTGTTCTCAAGGACAGGTTTTGAGAATCGGTCAGAACGGAACATACGATTGCGAAGGTGTGAACAACACTTCCACCGTGATCGGAAGATACGGAGCCACTTTGCTTCAGTATTGTTCATTGAACTTAAACGATTGTAATACGATCGCTTTGCCTCCGGTATTGGTGGGACAAACTCCCGGTTTTACGGGAACGAGCGAGGCTTATACTTCCTGCGCCGCGGATCGTACTGCTGGTCGTTCGGATTGGAGAGTTCCTAGTTTTACAGAGTTAAAGGCTTTGACCGGTTCTGGAAGTTTGAACGCGCTTCTATTAAAGTTTCCGAATACCGTGGAAGACTATTACTGGTCTTCTTGGGCGAAGGAAGGGGCGGTGGATACCGCACGCGCCGTAAACTTCGGAGCCACACATTTCGGGGACGATACAACTTTTGCAAAAACGAGCCGTTACTTCGTTCGTTGTGTGAGAAATCTCCCGTAA
- the omp85 gene encoding Omp85 family outer membrane protein yields the protein MMKNKTLFANTKSLLLSSLSILILLGASFFFSSELVAQENFTGCDKPEARKDLPFPIDRVKQMCKKDLDNKKEGWYPTGLPLINSDPNEGIGYGVRVYGYNNGKKTDPLFEYTPYRLRFFAQYFNTTKNAQYHQLSLDMPYVANTQWRLRADALMTITPTTLYFGVGESTLKPLTYQERNQPGGPQVTNAQYGSQESTFMYQRPGGPGDPIELGGRIYSGVPAGPAFNVTDRMYNRYTIQTPQLNFSTERSFFHGTVRVVTGFRLSNNIVQANDGKFVKSIDPIFDGTPLSNSGEVPNAKTRLTEDAEAGKILGYHGGFVNTAKVGLVYDTRDFEPDPNSGVFLEATYEKAAKTIGSNFNFQKYFGHAKFFYSPFPKTFEKLVLASRFGFGVSEGDVPFFEYRNLWGTESTVSGLGGLRTLRGYKQDRFVGRAMGFGTVEVRWKFYDFSVGGEYFALNLVPFWDFGRVWNDEHKAGLQDYKYSQGLGLRIAWNQATIIMIDYAVSREDKQLFVNFSHVF from the coding sequence ATGATGAAAAATAAAACCCTTTTTGCTAATACGAAGTCCCTCCTTTTATCCTCACTTTCTATCTTAATTCTTCTCGGCGCGTCGTTCTTTTTTTCTTCCGAGCTCGTAGCTCAGGAGAATTTTACAGGTTGTGATAAACCCGAAGCGAGAAAGGATCTTCCGTTTCCGATCGATCGCGTAAAGCAGATGTGTAAGAAGGATTTGGATAACAAAAAAGAAGGTTGGTATCCTACCGGTCTTCCTTTGATCAATTCCGATCCGAACGAAGGGATCGGTTACGGGGTTCGTGTTTACGGTTACAACAACGGTAAAAAGACCGATCCTCTTTTCGAATACACTCCGTATCGACTTCGTTTTTTCGCGCAGTATTTTAATACGACAAAGAATGCACAGTATCATCAGTTGAGTTTGGACATGCCTTATGTGGCCAACACTCAGTGGAGACTTCGTGCGGATGCGTTGATGACGATCACGCCGACTACCTTGTATTTTGGAGTGGGAGAATCGACGTTAAAACCCCTCACGTATCAGGAAAGAAATCAACCCGGTGGTCCGCAAGTCACCAACGCGCAATACGGTTCTCAAGAATCCACGTTTATGTATCAAAGACCCGGAGGTCCGGGCGATCCGATCGAACTCGGTGGAAGAATTTATTCGGGAGTTCCGGCGGGTCCCGCGTTCAACGTGACGGATCGTATGTACAACCGTTATACGATCCAAACTCCTCAGTTGAACTTCAGCACGGAAAGATCCTTCTTTCACGGAACCGTGAGAGTTGTGACCGGCTTCCGACTTTCGAATAACATCGTACAGGCGAATGACGGTAAGTTCGTGAAATCGATAGACCCGATCTTTGACGGAACCCCTCTCAGCAATTCGGGCGAGGTTCCGAATGCGAAAACGAGACTGACGGAAGACGCTGAGGCCGGAAAGATTCTCGGATACCACGGCGGTTTCGTGAATACCGCTAAGGTCGGTTTGGTCTATGATACTCGCGACTTCGAACCGGATCCGAACTCCGGGGTTTTCTTGGAAGCCACTTACGAGAAGGCCGCAAAAACGATCGGTTCCAACTTTAACTTTCAGAAATACTTCGGCCATGCTAAATTCTTTTACAGTCCGTTCCCGAAGACGTTTGAAAAGTTAGTCCTTGCTTCTCGCTTCGGTTTCGGAGTTTCGGAAGGGGACGTTCCATTTTTTGAATATAGAAATCTTTGGGGAACCGAAAGCACAGTTTCCGGTCTCGGGGGCTTACGAACTCTGCGCGGTTACAAACAGGATCGTTTTGTGGGACGCGCGATGGGTTTTGGAACCGTGGAAGTTCGTTGGAAATTTTATGACTTCTCCGTTGGGGGAGAATACTTCGCGTTGAACCTGGTTCCGTTTTGGGATTTCGGTCGTGTGTGGAACGACGAACACAAAGCCGGTTTACAGGATTACAAATATTCCCAAGGTTTAGGACTTAGAATCGCGTGGAATCAGGCGACGATCATCATGATCGACTACGCGGTTTCCAGAGAGGACAAACAGTTATTCGTAAACTTCAGTCACGTATTCTAA
- a CDS encoding acetyl-CoA carboxylase biotin carboxylase subunit, giving the protein MISKLLIANRGEIAVRVIRTCKKLGIKTVAVYSDADKDSPHVKLADESVYVGEPSPGSSYLNIPNILDAIRKTKADAVHPGYGFLSEKTEFAKALEKENVLFLGPSPESMELMGDKINSRIKMEAAGVPVVPGYNGQNQDPIILQKEAERIGYPLMIKATAGGGGKGMKRVYKPDEFLSSLESAQREALKAFGDGTVFVEKYIETPRHIEVQVFGDKHGNVMHLFERECSIQRRHQKVIEESPAPNLPSSLRDEICQVAVKAAQSIQYVGAGTVEFILGKDGKFYFLEMNTRLQVEHPVTEYITGQDLVEWQIRVAEGKKLSDLTGGKAITQNGHAIEARIYAEDPENNFLPSTGILEYIEFPDRDFLRVDTGVETGSEITVYYDPMIAKMISWGKTREECATRLRESIDSTVIFGPVTNTFYLSGILSHEEFKKGLTHTHFLEEQTIAFTPEREVQADAFSFAAAALSEKKKSQGIWEAVGQGGFW; this is encoded by the coding sequence TTGATCTCTAAACTTTTGATTGCGAATCGCGGAGAAATCGCGGTTCGTGTGATCCGCACTTGTAAAAAACTGGGAATCAAAACCGTGGCCGTGTATTCGGACGCGGACAAGGATTCTCCCCATGTAAAACTCGCGGACGAGTCCGTGTATGTCGGAGAACCAAGCCCCGGTTCTTCTTATTTAAATATTCCTAATATTCTCGACGCCATCCGTAAAACGAAAGCGGACGCGGTTCATCCGGGTTACGGATTTTTGTCCGAAAAAACCGAGTTCGCAAAAGCATTAGAAAAAGAGAATGTTCTTTTTCTCGGACCGAGCCCCGAGTCCATGGAACTGATGGGCGACAAGATCAATTCTCGGATTAAGATGGAAGCCGCCGGAGTTCCGGTCGTTCCGGGTTACAACGGACAAAATCAGGATCCTATCATTCTCCAGAAAGAAGCGGAACGCATCGGATATCCTCTGATGATCAAGGCGACCGCGGGAGGAGGCGGAAAAGGAATGAAACGGGTTTATAAACCCGACGAGTTTCTTTCATCCCTCGAATCCGCACAACGAGAAGCGTTGAAAGCGTTCGGAGACGGAACCGTATTCGTAGAAAAGTATATAGAAACTCCTCGTCATATCGAGGTGCAGGTTTTCGGAGACAAACACGGAAACGTTATGCACCTTTTCGAAAGGGAATGTTCGATTCAAAGAAGACACCAAAAGGTGATCGAAGAATCTCCGGCTCCGAATCTTCCGTCTTCGCTTCGGGATGAAATCTGTCAGGTCGCGGTCAAAGCGGCTCAGTCGATCCAATACGTGGGCGCCGGAACCGTGGAATTCATTCTTGGAAAGGACGGAAAGTTTTACTTTCTCGAAATGAACACAAGACTTCAAGTCGAGCATCCGGTAACCGAATACATCACCGGACAAGACTTAGTCGAATGGCAGATTCGCGTTGCGGAAGGGAAAAAACTTTCCGATCTTACCGGAGGAAAGGCGATTACGCAGAACGGTCACGCGATCGAAGCTCGTATCTACGCCGAAGATCCCGAAAATAATTTTTTACCGTCCACCGGTATATTAGAATATATTGAATTTCCGGATCGTGATTTTTTAAGAGTGGATACCGGAGTCGAAACCGGCTCCGAGATCACTGTCTACTACGATCCTATGATCGCAAAAATGATCTCTTGGGGAAAAACCAGGGAAGAATGTGCGACCCGTCTTCGAGAATCCATCGATTCCACGGTGATCTTCGGACCGGTTACGAACACGTTTTACTTATCCGGAATTCTTTCCCATGAAGAGTTTAAGAAAGGACTGACACACACGCATTTTCTGGAAGAACAAACGATCGCATTTACGCCCGAGAGGGAAGTGCAAGCCGATGCGTTCTCCTTTGCGGCCGCGGCTCTTTCCGAAAAGAAAAAATCCCAGGGAATCTGGGAAGCCGTTGGACAGGGAGGTTTCTGGTGA
- a CDS encoding tetratricopeptide repeat protein: protein MVKRVESNNERAADPFFKLMSLGFQEIFGSFSIQISKCQSLWSGSFVSILLIFVFSCSTVSMPGSGRFALEMIQEQAILEFYGTPDERESAIKLLRSSCRSLHPERALSCYNLSVLLSSSKNYPEALEYALRARKADPSDTLYRDQVFQVAYYLELEQGETLSSDEVEKRYFRAIKNCKAGKRNETLADLIVLADLKEIGRESLKKGIFSECVGESESLVHVKPNEINYTKEYYKFLENSHPYKEVWDVTGVVRKQTLEKMQTPNQEVTKAWKEFRQSVRSKNKPQAAEHLKKFKQSLETISQKSQHAKNLAVHLKKAAYYLIQGDPNFEGFRHLTKELEDNP, encoded by the coding sequence ATGGTCAAAAGAGTGGAAAGTAACAACGAAAGAGCGGCAGATCCTTTTTTCAAACTCATGTCCCTCGGATTTCAGGAAATTTTCGGTTCATTCTCTATTCAAATCTCAAAGTGTCAATCTCTTTGGAGCGGAAGTTTCGTCTCGATTCTCTTGATTTTTGTTTTCTCATGTTCCACGGTTTCCATGCCCGGCTCGGGAAGATTCGCGCTCGAGATGATTCAAGAACAGGCCATTTTGGAATTTTACGGAACGCCCGACGAAAGAGAATCCGCGATCAAACTCTTACGATCCAGTTGCCGATCCTTACATCCAGAACGCGCCTTGTCCTGTTACAATCTTTCCGTACTTTTGTCCTCGTCCAAAAATTATCCCGAAGCCCTCGAATACGCTCTTCGAGCGAGAAAGGCCGATCCGAGCGATACCTTGTATCGGGATCAGGTTTTCCAAGTCGCTTATTATTTGGAACTGGAACAAGGTGAAACCCTTTCCTCGGACGAAGTGGAAAAAAGATATTTCCGAGCGATCAAAAACTGCAAGGCCGGAAAAAGAAACGAAACCCTCGCGGATCTGATCGTTCTCGCGGACTTAAAGGAGATCGGAAGAGAATCTTTGAAAAAAGGAATTTTCTCCGAATGTGTGGGAGAATCCGAATCCCTCGTCCACGTAAAACCGAACGAGATCAACTATACAAAAGAATATTATAAATTTCTGGAGAATTCGCATCCCTACAAAGAAGTCTGGGACGTAACCGGAGTCGTGCGAAAACAAACTTTGGAAAAGATGCAAACCCCGAACCAGGAAGTCACAAAGGCTTGGAAAGAATTCAGACAATCCGTACGATCCAAAAATAAACCGCAAGCCGCGGAACATCTCAAGAAATTCAAACAAAGTCTGGAAACGATTTCACAAAAAAGTCAGCACGCGAAAAATCTCGCGGTTCATCTCAAAAAAGCGGCGTATTATCTGATCCAAGGAGATCCGAACTTCGAAGGATTTCGTCATCTCACGAAAGAGCTTGAAGATAATCCTTAA